In a genomic window of Mycolicibacterium neoaurum VKM Ac-1815D:
- a CDS encoding OsmC family protein has protein sequence MSMAGKTHSYELDITWTGNTGTGTSGYRAYERAHDISGAGKPTIPGSADPSFRGDPQRWNPEELLVASLSQCHMLWFLGLCAQEGIVVTGYTDHPSGTMTETEDGGGHFTEVVLRPEVRVDDPRHLDALSAIHERAHHLCFIANSVNFDVRCEPGTA, from the coding sequence ATGAGCATGGCCGGCAAGACACACAGCTACGAATTGGACATCACCTGGACCGGGAACACCGGAACCGGCACCAGCGGCTACCGCGCATACGAGCGCGCCCATGACATCAGTGGGGCCGGCAAGCCGACGATCCCCGGCAGCGCGGATCCGTCCTTCCGCGGTGACCCGCAGCGGTGGAATCCAGAGGAGCTGCTGGTCGCATCGCTGTCCCAATGCCACATGCTGTGGTTTCTCGGGCTATGCGCTCAGGAGGGCATCGTCGTCACTGGGTACACCGATCATCCGTCGGGCACAATGACCGAAACCGAGGATGGTGGTGGGCATTTCACCGAGGTGGTGCTGCGGCCGGAGGTCCGGGTGGATGATCCCCGACACCTGGATGCGTTGTCGGCGATCCATGAGCGGGCCCATCACCTGTGCTTCATCGCGAACTCTGTCAATTTCGACGTCCGCTGTGAGCCCGGTACTGCTTAG
- the lon gene encoding endopeptidase La, with protein MSEAITVPVLFVSEPIVLPGMVVPIELDDAARAAVDAAQASETGKLLIAPRLDDRYPTYGVLASIVQVGRVPGGGAAAVVKGETRAHIGSGTTGPGAALWVEVEPIAEAEVSIETTALAGEYKKLLLAMLQRREAWQIVDVVNKISDPSALADTAGYASYLSDVQKRELLETSDVERRLRLLIDWTGEHLAEVEVNDKIAEDVRAGMDKQQKEFLLRQQLAAIRKELGELGPDGQEGEDDYRARVEAAELPEKVREATLREVGKLERSSDQSPEGGWIRTWLDTVLDLPWNVTTEDSADLKAAREILDADHHGLEDVKDRIVEYLAVRARRAQRNMSVVGGRGSGAVMVLAGPPGVGKTSLGESVARALGRKFVRVALGGVRDEAEIRGHRRTYVGALPGRIVRAIGEAGSMNPVVLLDEIDKVGSDYRGDPSSALLEVLDPAQNHTFRDHYLELDLDLSDVVFLATANVIENIPSALLDRMELIQIDGYTEDDKVAIARDFLLPRQAERAALTPEEVTLTDAALRKIAADYTREPGVRQFERLLAKALRKVTTKLAADPSAITVDEPDLVEYLGRPRFTPDSDERTAVPGVATGLAVTGLGGDVLYIEAGAVDAEPGLKLTGQLGDVMKESAQIALSYVRAHAEQLGVDPKALDRQIHVHVPAGAVPKDGPSAGVTMVTALVSMATGRQVRGDVGMTGEVTLNGRVLPIGGVKQKLLAAQRAGLKTVFIPQRNEPDLDEVPEEVLAALDVRPMTDVAEIVALALEPAAEAVTAAA; from the coding sequence ATGTCTGAAGCCATCACAGTCCCGGTCCTGTTCGTCAGCGAGCCCATCGTGCTGCCCGGCATGGTGGTGCCCATCGAGCTCGACGACGCTGCCCGTGCCGCGGTCGACGCCGCGCAGGCCAGCGAGACCGGCAAGCTGCTCATCGCACCGCGCCTGGATGACCGCTACCCCACCTACGGGGTGCTCGCCTCGATCGTGCAGGTGGGCCGGGTTCCCGGCGGCGGCGCGGCCGCCGTCGTCAAGGGCGAGACCCGCGCACACATCGGCTCCGGCACCACCGGACCCGGCGCCGCGCTGTGGGTCGAGGTCGAGCCGATCGCCGAGGCGGAGGTCTCCATCGAGACCACAGCCCTGGCCGGCGAGTACAAGAAGCTGCTGCTGGCGATGCTGCAACGCCGCGAGGCATGGCAGATCGTTGACGTCGTCAACAAGATCAGCGACCCGTCCGCGCTGGCCGACACAGCCGGCTACGCCTCGTACCTGAGCGATGTGCAGAAGCGTGAACTGCTGGAGACCTCCGATGTCGAGCGTCGGCTCCGTCTGTTGATCGATTGGACCGGCGAGCACCTGGCCGAGGTCGAGGTCAACGACAAGATCGCCGAGGACGTCCGGGCCGGGATGGACAAGCAGCAGAAGGAGTTCCTGCTGCGCCAGCAGTTGGCCGCGATCCGCAAGGAACTGGGCGAGCTGGGTCCCGACGGCCAGGAGGGTGAGGACGATTACCGGGCCCGCGTGGAGGCCGCCGAGCTGCCGGAGAAGGTCCGCGAGGCCACGCTGCGCGAGGTCGGCAAGCTGGAACGCTCCAGCGATCAGAGCCCCGAAGGCGGCTGGATCCGCACCTGGCTGGACACCGTGCTGGACCTGCCGTGGAACGTCACGACCGAGGACTCGGCCGACCTGAAAGCGGCCCGCGAGATCCTCGACGCCGATCACCACGGTCTGGAGGACGTCAAGGACCGCATCGTCGAATACCTGGCGGTGCGGGCGCGGCGCGCCCAACGCAACATGTCCGTCGTCGGCGGGCGTGGCTCCGGTGCCGTCATGGTGCTGGCCGGCCCGCCCGGGGTCGGCAAGACCTCGCTGGGTGAATCCGTGGCACGGGCCCTGGGCCGCAAGTTCGTTCGCGTCGCCCTGGGCGGCGTGCGCGACGAGGCCGAGATCCGCGGGCACCGGCGCACCTATGTCGGTGCGCTGCCCGGCCGGATCGTGCGGGCCATCGGCGAGGCCGGTTCGATGAATCCCGTCGTGCTGCTCGACGAGATCGACAAGGTGGGCTCGGACTACCGCGGCGACCCGTCCTCGGCGCTGCTCGAGGTGTTGGACCCGGCGCAGAACCACACGTTCCGCGACCACTACCTGGAGCTGGACCTGGACCTGTCCGATGTGGTGTTCCTGGCGACGGCCAACGTCATCGAGAACATCCCGTCGGCGCTGTTGGACCGCATGGAGCTGATCCAGATCGACGGTTACACCGAGGACGACAAGGTGGCGATCGCGCGGGATTTCCTGCTGCCCCGACAGGCCGAACGCGCGGCGTTGACCCCCGAGGAGGTCACGCTGACTGACGCGGCATTGCGCAAGATCGCCGCCGACTACACCCGCGAACCGGGCGTGCGGCAGTTCGAGCGGCTGCTGGCCAAGGCGCTGCGCAAGGTCACGACCAAGCTGGCCGCCGACCCGTCGGCGATCACCGTCGACGAGCCGGATCTCGTTGAGTACCTGGGCCGTCCGCGGTTCACTCCGGACTCCGACGAGCGAACCGCGGTGCCGGGTGTGGCGACGGGTCTGGCCGTGACGGGACTCGGTGGCGATGTGCTCTATATCGAGGCGGGTGCGGTCGATGCCGAACCGGGTCTCAAGCTGACCGGTCAGCTGGGCGACGTCATGAAGGAGTCGGCGCAGATCGCGCTGTCCTACGTGCGTGCCCATGCCGAGCAGCTCGGCGTCGACCCGAAGGCGCTGGACCGGCAGATTCACGTGCACGTGCCCGCGGGAGCGGTGCCCAAGGATGGTCCGTCGGCCGGTGTGACGATGGTGACCGCGTTGGTCTCCATGGCGACCGGGCGGCAGGTCCGCGGTGACGTGGGCATGACCGGCGAGGTCACGCTGAACGGCCGGGTGCTGCCCATCGGTGGTGTCAAGCAGAAACTGCTTGCCGCACAACGGGCCGGGCTGAAGACCGTCTTCATCCCGCAGCGCAACGAACCCGATCTCGACGAGGTCCCCGAGGAAGTTCTGGCCGCGCTCGACGTCCGGCCGATGACCGATGTCGCCGAGATCGTCGCGCTGGCGCTGGAGCCGGCCGCCGAGGCCGTCACTGCGGCTGCCTGA
- a CDS encoding LLM class flavin-dependent oxidoreductase — translation MPRRGEPLRKLGFLTIGRFDAADPRPGLEETLQVVELAEQLGFDSVWLRCRHLQPGISSPVAIMAAATQRTSRIELGTAVIPLGLENPLRLAEDLATVDLLSGGRINPGVSVGTPMLYDHYKAALYPSTHDTEDFSKERVLRLVRALRGDPVSDFSGTLGIEQFTDHVQPHSPGLVERIWYGGGRDSAVWAGRHGLNYLTSSVVSIEGTDSRDFATIQAEHIDAYRAVHTGNPRVSQGLVVIPTDSATDEQVRRYRNYAASRFERTKEPQGPRGMLFSPDYVGPSSELAELLYEHAGFQRADEVTFALPFTFASADYTQIISDLAAHLGPALGWTPTV, via the coding sequence ATGCCCCGACGCGGTGAACCGCTGCGCAAGCTCGGATTCCTGACCATCGGTCGGTTCGACGCCGCCGATCCGCGGCCCGGGCTGGAAGAGACCCTGCAAGTCGTCGAGCTCGCCGAACAGCTCGGGTTCGACAGCGTCTGGCTGCGGTGTCGGCATCTACAACCTGGCATCTCCTCACCGGTCGCGATCATGGCGGCCGCCACCCAGCGCACCTCCCGCATCGAACTCGGCACCGCGGTGATTCCGCTGGGTCTGGAAAACCCGCTTCGCCTGGCCGAAGACCTGGCCACCGTCGACCTGCTGTCCGGTGGTCGTATCAATCCCGGTGTCTCGGTCGGTACCCCGATGCTCTACGACCACTACAAGGCGGCGCTGTACCCGAGCACCCATGACACCGAGGATTTCTCGAAGGAGCGCGTGTTGCGCCTGGTGCGTGCGTTGCGCGGTGACCCGGTCAGCGACTTCTCCGGCACCCTCGGCATCGAACAATTCACCGACCACGTCCAACCGCACTCCCCTGGACTGGTGGAACGGATCTGGTATGGGGGTGGCCGGGATTCGGCCGTCTGGGCCGGCCGCCACGGCCTGAACTACCTGACCAGCTCCGTTGTCTCGATCGAGGGAACCGATTCCAGGGACTTCGCCACCATCCAGGCCGAGCACATCGACGCTTACCGGGCCGTCCACACCGGAAACCCAAGGGTGTCACAAGGTTTGGTGGTCATTCCGACCGACAGCGCCACCGATGAACAGGTGCGCCGCTATCGGAACTACGCCGCGAGTCGCTTCGAACGCACCAAGGAACCTCAAGGTCCGCGGGGGATGCTGTTCTCGCCCGATTACGTCGGCCCCTCCAGCGAACTCGCCGAACTGCTCTATGAGCACGCCGGATTTCAGCGCGCCGACGAGGTGACCTTCGCACTACCGTTCACCTTTGCGTCGGCCGACTACACCCAGATCATCAGCGACCTGGCTGCCCACCTGGGACCGGCGCTCGGGTGGACCCCTACCGTATGA
- a CDS encoding VC0807 family protein: MTPVLRGMLLDIAPPLVAYYGLRAAGVSEYLALLTATLLAGAKVGYDAIRARRLDPFAGYLMLNFGLSLAVGLATSDARMLMVGDTLVGGIGALIFLGSCVLGKPLTQVVAERVQPDDAPESADTGAAAVRRRIHVLLSAMWGVGLLVGTGLSLGIIYSFSVDVGKGLNTAVSLIVIGILTLLTIVIAKRARARGQRMDESAVPSADPPAPPPRCSPSAQ, translated from the coding sequence GTGACCCCTGTTCTGCGCGGCATGCTGCTCGACATCGCCCCGCCGCTGGTCGCCTACTACGGGTTGCGCGCCGCGGGGGTGTCCGAATACCTGGCCCTGCTCACCGCGACGCTGCTGGCCGGAGCCAAGGTCGGCTACGACGCGATCCGCGCGCGCCGGTTGGACCCGTTCGCCGGCTACCTGATGCTCAACTTCGGCCTGAGCCTGGCCGTCGGCCTGGCGACATCGGATGCCCGGATGCTGATGGTCGGCGACACCCTGGTCGGCGGCATCGGCGCGCTGATCTTCCTCGGCAGCTGTGTCCTCGGTAAGCCCTTGACCCAGGTTGTCGCCGAACGGGTGCAACCGGACGACGCGCCGGAGTCGGCGGATACCGGGGCCGCGGCCGTCCGGCGACGCATCCACGTCCTGCTCTCCGCGATGTGGGGTGTCGGGTTGCTGGTCGGCACGGGGCTGAGCCTGGGCATCATCTATTCGTTCTCGGTCGACGTCGGCAAGGGCCTCAACACGGCGGTGTCGCTCATCGTCATCGGGATTCTGACGCTGCTGACGATCGTCATCGCCAAACGGGCCCGGGCGCGAGGGCAGCGCATGGACGAGTCGGCGGTGCCGTCGGCCGATCCCCCGGCACCGCCACCCCGGTGTTCGCCCTCAGCGCAGTGA
- a CDS encoding esterase family protein codes for MKTIRKIRGGWLRRLAVVAASMLALPGLIGFAGGSATAGAFSRPGLPVEYLDVFSQAMNRNIRVQFQGGGPHAVYLLDGLRAQDDYNGWDINTPAFEWYYQSGLSTIMPVGGQSSFYADWYQPSKGNGQNYTYKWETFLTQELPTYLETVKGVSRTGNAVVGLSMAGSASLNYAIHHPQQFIYAASLSGFLNPSEGWWPMLIGLAMNDAGGFNAESMWGPSSDPAWKRNDPMVNINQLVANNTRVWIYCGTGTPSDLDVGANTGNLMAAQFLEGFTLRTNVSFRDKYVAAGGTNGVFNFPSQGTHSWGYWGQQLQMMKPDIQRVLGAQAVA; via the coding sequence ATGAAGACCATCAGGAAAATCCGTGGCGGTTGGCTCCGCAGACTGGCGGTGGTTGCCGCATCGATGCTGGCGCTGCCCGGGCTGATCGGTTTCGCCGGGGGTTCGGCGACTGCTGGTGCGTTCTCGCGGCCCGGGCTGCCCGTCGAGTACCTCGACGTGTTCTCCCAGGCGATGAACCGCAACATCCGGGTGCAGTTCCAGGGCGGTGGGCCGCACGCGGTGTACCTGCTCGACGGCCTGCGCGCCCAGGACGACTACAACGGCTGGGACATCAACACCCCGGCATTCGAGTGGTACTACCAGTCCGGTCTGTCCACCATCATGCCGGTCGGCGGCCAGTCCAGCTTCTACGCCGACTGGTACCAGCCCTCGAAGGGCAACGGGCAGAACTACACCTACAAGTGGGAGACCTTCCTGACCCAGGAGCTGCCCACCTACCTGGAGACCGTCAAGGGCGTGTCGCGCACCGGCAACGCCGTGGTCGGCCTGTCGATGGCCGGTAGCGCATCGCTGAACTACGCGATCCACCACCCGCAGCAGTTCATCTATGCCGCATCGCTTTCCGGCTTCCTCAACCCGTCCGAGGGTTGGTGGCCGATGCTGATCGGGCTGGCCATGAACGATGCCGGCGGCTTCAATGCCGAGAGCATGTGGGGCCCGTCCTCGGACCCGGCGTGGAAGCGCAACGACCCGATGGTCAACATCAACCAGCTGGTGGCCAACAACACCCGCGTCTGGATCTACTGCGGTACCGGCACCCCGTCGGACCTCGACGTCGGCGCCAACACCGGCAACCTGATGGCCGCGCAGTTCCTGGAGGGCTTCACCCTGCGGACCAACGTCAGCTTCCGGGACAAGTACGTCGCGGCCGGTGGGACCAACGGGGTGTTCAACTTCCCGTCACAGGGCACCCACAGCTGGGGCTACTGGGGCCAGCAGCTTCAGATGATGAAGCCTGATATCCAGCGCGTGTTGGGAGCCCAGGCCGTCGCATGA
- a CDS encoding NAD(P)/FAD-dependent oxidoreductase, translating into MTTPSYLIIGGGLAGAKAAEALRDNDFDGSIILFGAESALPYERPPLSKDYLLGKAAPPDFTVHDADWFREHDVQLRLGTEVSTIDPAAHAVGFDEGRHEHYDKLLLATGSRPRRLEIPGADADGVYVLRTVADADALLSALQHGQRLAIIGAGWIGLEVAAAARSRDLAVTVVENADLPLLKALGPENAKVFAGLHTGHGVDFRFGATVEGITTTAGGPASGVLLGDGSTVAADAVLIAVGAQPNLELAERAGLDIADGGLAVDASLRTSDVDIYAVGDIVAAQHPLYGTRIRTEHWANAKKQPAVAVAGMLGKPGVYDELPYFYTDQYDLGMEYVGHAPDYEAVIFRGDVDGREYTSFWLDEKDRVLAGMNVNIWEGLDDIKALIRSGTKIDRQRLADPSVPLAELSD; encoded by the coding sequence ATGACCACACCAAGCTATCTGATCATCGGCGGCGGACTGGCCGGCGCAAAGGCCGCCGAAGCGTTGCGCGACAACGACTTCGACGGGAGCATCATCCTTTTCGGTGCCGAATCCGCGCTGCCCTACGAGCGTCCGCCGCTGTCCAAGGACTACCTGCTCGGCAAGGCTGCACCGCCCGATTTCACCGTGCACGACGCGGATTGGTTTCGAGAACACGATGTGCAGTTGCGGTTGGGTACCGAGGTCAGCACCATCGACCCGGCCGCACATGCCGTCGGGTTCGACGAAGGCCGGCATGAGCATTACGACAAACTGTTGTTGGCCACCGGATCACGGCCGCGCCGGTTGGAGATCCCGGGCGCCGATGCCGATGGTGTGTATGTACTGCGCACGGTCGCCGATGCCGATGCCCTGCTGTCGGCGCTGCAGCACGGACAGCGACTGGCCATCATCGGCGCGGGCTGGATAGGCCTGGAGGTCGCCGCGGCAGCGCGGTCCCGTGATCTTGCCGTCACCGTCGTCGAGAACGCTGACTTGCCGCTGCTGAAGGCGCTCGGCCCGGAGAACGCCAAGGTGTTCGCCGGCCTGCACACCGGGCACGGCGTCGACTTCCGGTTCGGCGCGACCGTCGAGGGCATCACCACCACTGCCGGTGGACCGGCCTCCGGAGTGCTCCTGGGCGACGGTTCCACGGTCGCGGCCGACGCCGTGCTGATTGCGGTGGGCGCGCAACCGAATCTCGAACTGGCCGAACGCGCGGGTCTGGACATCGCCGACGGTGGGCTCGCGGTCGATGCGTCGCTGCGCACAAGCGACGTGGACATCTACGCCGTCGGCGATATTGTCGCAGCACAGCATCCGCTGTACGGCACCAGGATTCGCACCGAGCACTGGGCCAATGCCAAGAAACAACCCGCCGTGGCCGTCGCAGGGATGCTCGGCAAGCCGGGCGTCTATGACGAGCTGCCCTACTTCTACACCGACCAGTACGACCTCGGTATGGAGTACGTTGGTCACGCACCGGACTACGAGGCTGTGATCTTCCGCGGCGATGTCGACGGTCGCGAGTACACCTCGTTCTGGCTGGACGAGAAGGACCGCGTGCTGGCCGGGATGAACGTCAACATCTGGGAGGGCCTGGATGACATCAAGGCCCTCATCCGATCCGGCACGAAGATCGACCGGCAGAGGCTGGCCGATCCGTCGGTGCCACTCGCGGAGTTGTCCGACTGA
- a CDS encoding TfoX/Sxy family protein → MAYDLHLAERVRELVGGADERRMFGGLAFLVNGHMAVCVSGQGGLMVRVPAEDTGALLGREHVEPMVMSGREVRGWIRVSTAGVSDTRRLQSWVGRGIAHARSLPPK, encoded by the coding sequence ATGGCCTACGACCTGCATCTGGCAGAGCGCGTGCGGGAGCTTGTCGGCGGGGCCGATGAGCGGCGGATGTTCGGTGGGCTGGCCTTCCTGGTGAACGGGCACATGGCCGTCTGCGTATCCGGTCAGGGCGGGCTGATGGTGCGGGTGCCCGCCGAAGACACCGGTGCCCTGCTCGGCCGCGAGCATGTCGAGCCGATGGTGATGTCGGGGCGCGAGGTCCGTGGCTGGATCCGGGTGTCGACCGCCGGTGTTTCCGATACACGCAGGCTGCAATCCTGGGTGGGTCGCGGGATCGCGCACGCGAGGTCGCTGCCCCCGAAGTAG
- a CDS encoding malate dehydrogenase, giving the protein MSPTPVTVAVTGAAGQIGYAALFRIAAGAMLGHDTPVTLRLLELPDAVRAAEGVVMELDDGAFPLLAGTEIYDNPVRGFDGVDVALLIGARPRTKGMERADLLGANAQIFANAGAALNAGASDDVRVLVVGNPANTNALVASAHAPDIPRDRFTALTRLDHNRAVAAMARHARVPVTEISRMTIWGNHSPTQYPDIFHAVVGGRSGADYAADTHWLADDFIPTVARRGTAIIEARGASSAASAANGAIDHIDDWVHGTPADDWTSVALPSPGAYGVDEGLVSSFPCRSVGGRWEIIEGLDVNAFSRARIDASVAELREERDAVAALGLL; this is encoded by the coding sequence ATGTCCCCCACCCCCGTCACCGTCGCCGTCACCGGCGCCGCGGGCCAGATCGGCTACGCGGCGTTGTTCCGGATCGCCGCAGGTGCGATGCTCGGTCATGACACACCGGTTACGCTGCGGCTGCTGGAACTACCCGATGCGGTGCGTGCCGCCGAGGGTGTGGTGATGGAGCTCGACGACGGTGCGTTCCCACTGCTGGCAGGCACCGAGATCTACGACAACCCGGTGCGGGGATTCGACGGAGTCGACGTCGCGCTGCTCATCGGCGCCCGGCCACGGACCAAGGGCATGGAACGCGCCGACCTACTCGGCGCCAACGCGCAGATCTTCGCCAACGCCGGTGCGGCGCTCAATGCCGGCGCGTCCGACGATGTGCGGGTGCTCGTCGTCGGAAACCCCGCGAACACCAACGCCCTGGTGGCATCGGCGCACGCACCCGATATCCCGCGTGACCGATTCACCGCGCTGACCCGTCTCGATCACAACCGGGCCGTCGCCGCGATGGCAAGGCATGCGCGGGTGCCGGTCACCGAGATCAGCCGGATGACCATCTGGGGCAACCACTCCCCGACGCAGTACCCCGATATCTTCCACGCCGTGGTGGGTGGCCGGTCCGGTGCCGACTATGCCGCCGACACCCATTGGCTTGCCGACGATTTCATCCCGACGGTGGCTCGTCGCGGCACCGCGATCATCGAAGCACGCGGCGCCAGCTCGGCGGCCTCGGCCGCCAACGGAGCCATCGACCATATCGACGACTGGGTCCACGGCACCCCGGCCGACGACTGGACTTCCGTGGCACTGCCGTCGCCGGGCGCCTACGGCGTCGACGAAGGTCTGGTGTCCTCGTTCCCGTGCCGGTCGGTCGGCGGCCGCTGGGAGATCATCGAGGGACTCGACGTCAACGCGTTCTCCCGCGCCAGGATCGACGCCTCGGTGGCCGAACTACGCGAGGAGCGCGACGCCGTGGCGGCACTGGGCCTGCTGTAG
- a CDS encoding mechanosensitive ion channel domain-containing protein, translated as MNGLFDAPWFLWAVGVSVGLPVALVALTELRNALARRGSALTPAVGLVRNYVVPIGALLLLLTEATEISAEATGVRIIATVFGFVVLILLLSGFNAALFQDAPEGSWRQRIPSIFLDVARLALIAVGLAMILSFVWGANVGGLFTALGVTSIVLGLALQNSVGQIVSGLLLLFEQPFKLGDWLDTPSARGRIVEVNWRATHVDTGGGGLQIMPNSVLAAASFTNLSRPPGQHSISVVSVFSTEDAPDEVCAMLTEVAATLPQLRSGAHPKAVPIGGLEYRTSIPVRSPADDGAAKATFLRWVWYASRRAGLHLDERTDEFSTPARVGEALQAVAASLRLHRSELDGIVEHARITRYGADELVQSRGQVPHQMSFILDGRVQLYAPRADGVVVAVATLEQGDFLGQTTLTREPVRADARALEEVAVLQIGRSHVEDLVMRNPLLLQEIGRIIEDRRISMRDALATAD; from the coding sequence GTGAACGGACTGTTCGACGCCCCGTGGTTCTTGTGGGCCGTCGGGGTGTCAGTCGGCCTGCCGGTCGCGTTGGTGGCGCTCACCGAGTTGCGCAACGCGCTGGCCCGGCGGGGCAGCGCGCTCACCCCCGCGGTCGGCCTGGTACGCAACTATGTGGTGCCGATCGGGGCACTGTTACTACTGCTCACCGAGGCCACCGAGATATCGGCCGAAGCCACCGGTGTGCGCATCATCGCCACCGTGTTCGGCTTCGTGGTCCTGATCCTGCTGTTGTCAGGGTTCAATGCCGCGTTGTTCCAGGACGCCCCCGAAGGCTCCTGGCGCCAGCGCATTCCGTCGATCTTCCTCGACGTAGCGCGCCTTGCGCTGATCGCGGTCGGTCTGGCAATGATCCTCTCCTTCGTGTGGGGCGCCAATGTCGGCGGCTTGTTCACCGCGCTGGGCGTCACCTCGATCGTGCTGGGTCTCGCGCTGCAGAACTCGGTCGGCCAGATCGTCTCCGGCCTGCTGCTGTTGTTCGAACAACCCTTCAAGCTCGGCGACTGGCTGGACACCCCCTCCGCGCGGGGCCGCATCGTCGAGGTCAATTGGCGGGCCACTCACGTGGACACCGGTGGTGGCGGGCTGCAGATCATGCCCAACTCGGTTCTGGCCGCCGCATCGTTCACCAATCTGAGCCGGCCGCCAGGCCAGCACAGCATCTCGGTCGTCAGCGTGTTCAGCACCGAGGACGCGCCCGACGAAGTCTGCGCGATGCTCACCGAAGTGGCCGCGACGCTGCCGCAGCTACGTAGCGGAGCCCATCCGAAAGCCGTGCCCATCGGTGGACTGGAGTACCGCACCTCGATCCCGGTGCGCAGCCCCGCCGATGACGGCGCGGCCAAGGCGACGTTCCTGCGCTGGGTCTGGTATGCCTCCCGGCGTGCGGGGTTGCATCTCGACGAGCGCACCGACGAGTTCAGTACCCCCGCGCGCGTCGGTGAGGCATTACAGGCCGTCGCCGCCTCCCTGCGCCTGCATCGCAGCGAGCTGGACGGGATCGTCGAGCACGCCCGGATAACGCGGTATGGGGCCGATGAACTGGTGCAGTCCCGCGGGCAGGTCCCCCACCAGATGTCGTTCATCCTCGATGGCCGGGTGCAGTTGTACGCGCCACGCGCAGATGGCGTCGTCGTCGCGGTCGCCACGCTGGAACAGGGCGACTTCCTGGGCCAGACGACACTGACCCGGGAACCTGTTCGTGCCGACGCCCGCGCCCTCGAAGAGGTGGCCGTCCTGCAGATCGGACGCAGCCACGTCGAGGACCTCGTGATGCGAAATCCCTTGTTGCTGCAGGAGATTGGACGAATCATCGAGGATCGACGGATAAGCATGCGTGACGCCTTGGCGACGGCCGACTGA